Within the Ensifer canadensis genome, the region CGACCTGCCGGCGCCGCCGATGTCGGCAACGCTCAAGTTTGGCCTGACCGAGGTCGAGGAGGGGCGGGTGGTCTTCAAGGGGCTGCCGACCGAGGAGCATCTGAACCCGCTTGGAACCGTGCATGGCGGCTGGACGGCGACGGTGATGGATTCGGCGCTGGGATGCGCAGTGTTCACGATGATGAAGCCCGGCGAGGCCTACACCACTGTCGAATTCAAGGTAAACCTGGTGCGGCCCTTGCTGCCCGGCATGGGCGAAGTCTTCTGCGAAGGCAAGATCGTCCACCGTGGCCGCACCATCGCCACGTCGGAGGCCTGGCTGCGTGATGCTGGTGGCAAGCTTCTGGCGCACGGGACGGAAACCTGCGCGATCTTCCCGATCGACAATCTGCGCCGATAGCAGCCGCCCTTTCCCCGACGCTGCAACGATCGTCGGCGCTCACATGGGCGCCGGCGGAAGTCGCATACGTGAGTGGGATGCCGTTGGCTGTGCCTCATAGCTGCTCGGCTGTCGCGACGCCGGCGCATCACGTGAATGAAACTTATACATTTCCGCGAAGAGATTGGGGCTCTCAACCGTCTATGCCTTTGGCGGTCGTGCAAAACTCTGTATGGTCGCGATCGGCCTGCGAATATTGCCGCCAGGGGAAAACATGATTGAAGTTATTGCCTTAGTCGCTTTTGTTCTGGCGCTCTCCGCCTTTTTCGGCGGCAGGAAGACAGCAGAACGGTTGGACAGCGAAGTCGCCGCGCTCAAGAAGGAGATCGCGCGATTGACGGCTGCGGCCGGGCTCGCAGCGCCGGAAGGCGATATCGCGTCGGAGCAGGCGGCAGCGCTTTCTGAACGCTCCGCCGATGCGGTGACCGACGATGATGAAGGCGTCGATGGGCTCTCGGCGAGCGCTCGCGAAGGCGCAAGGATCTTCGGCAATGCCGAACCGACCGAGCCCGAAACCGCATCCGACGAAGCCGTGGCCGCGAGCGTCGAGGCGACCTCCGTCGATGCAGCGCCATCCCGGCAGGTGGAAAGCCTGGAAAGCCGTCTCGGTGCCCGCTGGGCCGTCTGGGTCGGCGGCATCGCACTGGCGCTCGGTGGCGTCTTCATGGTCAAGTATTCGATCGACGCCGGTCTTCTGAGCCCTGCCGTCCGGCTGACGCTGGCCGCACTCTTCGGTTTGCTGCTGGCTGCGGCTGGCGAGGTCATTCGCCGTCGCGCCGTGCCCGTTATCGCCAACGAATTCCAGAATGCGATGATCCCCGGCATCCTCACTGCCGCCGGTGCCGTCACGTTGTTCGGGGTCGCCTATGCGGCTTATGACATCTATGGCTTCATCGGCACGGCGACGGCCTTCGTGCTGCTGGCGATGATTTCGCTCGCAACCGTCGGCCTGTCGTTGCTGCATGGGCAGGCGCTGGCCGGCCTCGGCTTGCTTGCCTCGCTGATCACACCGTTGCTGGTATCGAGCGATGAGCCGCGCCCCTGGGTTCTCTTCGGCTTCCTGTCGGTCGTGTGGCTCGCGACCTTATTGGCGTCGCGGTTGCGGCGCTGGATGGTCGTGCCGACGCTCGCCAATGTCGGCATCGGGCTCTGGGGGCTTGCCTATGTCACCGCGGTATCGCCCTTCGACGCGCTGCCGGTCGCCTTTGCGCTGCTGGTGATGATCCTGGGTGTCGGGCTGGTCTGGCCGGGTGCGATGGACACCGATGCGCCCAGTGAGCCGTTGCCTGAGCCGACGAACCGCCCGATTGCGGTTGCCGGCCCGTGGGAGAAGCTCTTCACGCCGGCCTATGCCGCCATCAGCGTTTCCGCGGCCATTGCCGCGACCGTGCTCGCTCTGATCTTCATCAGCCCGGCCGTCAGCGCCGTGGAATATCCCGTCAAGGAGTTCTTCGTCGTGGTCGCGGCCCTGGCCGCACTCGGCGCATGGCGGACGAATGCCGTCTATCCGGCCCTGCTGTCTGCCCTCGGCGCGATCGTCGGCATCGGCAGCCTGACGGCGCTGAGCGGCGTCCTTGCCTATCTCGACTCTTCGCTTGCCGGTGTTGCGCCGGAGATCGTTCTGCCCAGCCGAACCGCGACGCTGACGGCCTTGCTGCTGGCAACGCTGTTCGTGCTGTTCGGCGCATTCGTGCTCACCCGCCGCCTGCGCGAACACCCGCAGTTCGCTATCCTGTGGGCCGGCATTGCCGCCGTCGTTCCGGTTGCTCTGACCACGATGTCATTCCTGATGACCGGCAACTACACCTTCGATCTGCCGCACGGCCTTTTCGCGCTCGTTGTCGGTGGTGGTCTGCTGGCGCTTGCCGATTGGCTCTATCGCCGTGACGGCGAAGCAGAGGGCGTGGATATCGCCTCGAGCCTTCTGGTTACCGGCTCCTTTGCGCTCTTCGTGATCGCCTTGCATGCCTGGACCGATGGCCTCGTCACCACCCTGGCGATTGCGCTGCTTGGGACTGCCTATGCCGGCGCGACCCGTGTTCGGACCTGGCCAATCCTGCCCTGGATGACCGGCGCAGCGGCGATCGTCGTTCTTGGCCGTATCGCCTGGGAGCCGACGATCGTCGGCGCTGAAAACCTCGGCACCACGCCGGTGTTCAATGCGCTGTTGCCGGGCTACGGCATTCCCGCGCTCTTGCTTGTCGCCTCTGCCTATCTCGTCCGATCCTGGCCGGATGTGCGTGTGCGCAACCTGCTGCAGGCCCTGGCGAGCCTCTTCGTGCTGTTGACGCTGGCGATCCTCGTTCGCCATGCCATGAACGGTGGCGTGCTCGACAGCGCCGTACCGACGCTTGGCGAGCAGTCGATCTACACGTTGCTGGCGATCGGTGCCTCGGGTGTGTTCATGACGCTGGACATGAAGTCACCAAGCCCTGTCTTCCGCTACGGCGGCATGGGGCTTGGCGTGTTCTCGATGCTCTCGGTTCTCTCAGCGCATCTCTTCGGGCTCAATCCGTATTTCAGCGGCGAACTCTTGGGGGCCATCCCGTTCTTCGATCTGCTTTTGATCGGCTATCTCCTGCCGGGCATCGGTTATGCGGGCCTTGCCTGGTATGCGCGCGGCAAACGACCATTGCCCTACGTCATGGCGCTCGCCGTCAGTGGCGCGATCCTCGCTTTTGCATGGGCAACGCTTTCCGTCCGGCGCCTCTGGCAGGGGGAGAACATCGTGGACTGGAAAGGCTTCCTGCAGGGTGAGACCTACACCTATTCGGTCGTCTGGCTGGTGCTCGGCGTGCTGCTTTTGGTGTTCGGCTCGCGCTTCAATGCCAAGAGCATTCGCATCGCCTCGGCCGTGCTGGTCTTCATTGCCGTTCTGAAGGTCTTCCTGATCGACATGTCCAATCTCGAGGGCTTCCTGCGCGCGCTCTCCTTCATCGGGCTCGGCGGCGTTTTGATCGGCATCGGGCTGTTCTACCAGAAGATCCTTTCGGGCGTCGGCGTGACGCGGCAGTCGTCTGCTGCGCCGACACAGCCGCAATAGGTTGATGCCATGACTCGTAATTTTGCATTGGCGGCGGCATTCGCGCCGCATGCTGATCTCGCCGCCGTTCTCCTGCCGCATGCTTTTGCGGCAGATGACGGTTCGCATGATGCATCCCACCTGATCCGGGTCTGGAAGAACGCCGCCCGCATCCATGCCGAAGAGGGTGGTGACGAACGCGTGCTCTCCGCAGCCGTGTTGCTGCACGATTGCGTTTCTGTCGAAAAGAACTCGCCGCATCGCACGCAGGCCTCAAGGCTTGCGGCTGAAAAAGCCGCCGACATCCTGCGCGATCTCGGCTGGTCGGCTGAAGCCATATCGTCCGTCGCCCATGCAATTCTCACCCACAGCTTTTCGGCCAGCATCACGCCCGAGACGATCGAGGCGAAGATCCTGCAGGATGCAGACCGACTGGATGCGATCGGCATGGTCGGCGCTGCCCGCTGCTTCTACATCGCCGGGCGCATGGGCAGCGGCCTTTACGATCCGCTCGATCCGCTGGCAGAGGATCGAGAGCTCGACGACAAGGCCTTTGCCATTGACCATTTCGAGACCAAGCTGTTCAAGCTGGCCGATGGATTTCAGACGGCTACCGGTCGCAGGCTGGCGCTCGAACGCCAGCAACGGCTGCGCGATGTGCTTGCCATGATGCTGGATGAAATCTAAGCCTTTCAATCCATTACCGCCGTCCTGTGAATCAGATCGCGAACGGCCTGAATCTGTTTCTCAACGTGGAGCGTTTTCGATGAAGGTGACCGGACTGAACATTCATCCGCTGAAGAGCGGCCGGGCGATCCCGCTTGAGACGGTCACCGTCAATCTCGATGGTTTCGAGGGCGACCGCCGTTTCATGCTGGTGGAGCCGGATGGGCGTTTCATCACCCAGCGCGAGCTGCAGACGCTGGCACAGGTCGAGGCAAACCACATTGATGGCGGCGTGCAGCTGAAGATGGGCGACAAGGCACTCATCGTGCGCTTCGATCCTGACCAGCGGCTCGACGTGCGCGTCTGGGCAAGCGACGTCGATGCGGCAGTGGCCGACGATGCAACAAACGAGACGCTGTCGGGCTGGTTCGGCCGGCCCGTCAAGCTTGCCCATATGGATGCTTCGGCGGAGCGTTTCGTCGGTGCCGAGTGGGCCGGCACGGCAGCACCCGTCGGTTTTGCTGATGGCTTTCCGGTGCTGATCACCACCACAGGCTCGCTTGCCGATCTGAACCGTACACTTGCGGAGAAGGGGCAGGAGCCCGTCGGCATGGACCGGTTCCGCACCAACATCCTGCTCGATTGCGATGAGGCCTGGGACGAGGATTTCTGGGAGAGCCTGGAGATCGGCGGCATCCGCTTCGATTTCGTCAAACCCTGCGCCCGCTGCATCATGACCACCCAGGACCAGATCACCGGCGAACGCATCGGCGGCAATCCGATCCAGGGCCTCGCCGAAAAGCGCATGTCGGCCGACCGCCGCGTGGCGGGCGTGCTGTTCGGTTGGAACGTCGTGCCGCGCGGCGAAGGAACCTTGAAGCTCGGCGACGAGGCGCGGATTGTCGACCGGCGCCGGGAGCGCTGGCCGATGAAGGTGCGCGCTTCCTGAACCGGCGGAAGCCACCTACGATCTCCGCCTCAGAACCAGGGCGTTACGCCGAGCAGCTTTGCCCCGAGGTCCGAGAGGTTGGCGGGCGTGGCGTTGTGCTTTTCCCATTCGCGCGGATCGCCCGGAAAGGCGTCGCGCTTCGGATGGTCGAGCTCCCGCCAGAGCCGCACGCGTTCTTCGCGTTCGGCTCTGTTGTTCCACTTGGCTGGATGCATGGAGATGTACTGTGCCATGCGAACCCTGCCATCGGAATGGTTGGGCCGGACGCCGTGGGCAAGCAGGCTGTTGAAAATCATCAGGTCACCTGCCTCCATCTCGATATTGACGGTCGAAAGGCCTGACATGTCGGGGTGCATGGGGTCTCTGTCCGCCGGTTGGGTCTTTTCCCAGGTGGCGAAGTTTTCAAACAGCTCAGGAACACACTGAAAGCCGCCGACATCGCCATCCTGCTTCTGCAGGCTGAGCACGCCCTGGACGCCGATCGGCAGCGGACGGATCGAGGTGTCGACGTCCCAATGAATGAAACCGTTGGGATTTCCCTTGACCCTTTTCGGCGGGTTGAGGTTGGCGCGGTCGATCGTCACCCAAAGATCCTCCCGGTCCCAGATATCGACGAAGGCACCATAGATGCGCGGTTCCTGGCGATTGTCCCAGAGATATTGGTGATTGTAGATCTCCAGCATGCCGGTGTTGTTGAGTTCCTTCATCTTGTGTTCGCGGCGCTGCGGCGCGTACCAGGTCGAAGGGTCGGCTGGATCCTTCTCGTCGAAGCGCCAGAGCAGTTCGACGAGCCGCTCGACATTGGCTGCCGGCACGGCCTGCCGGACGATCACGTAACCCTTGGTGATCCAGTGCTGCCAGTCCTCCTCCGAGAGCACGCGCAACGGGAGGCGCTTCTTGATGTCCTTCAGTTGGGTTTCGGCGGCGGCTGTGGGGTGGCTGTCTCTGAGCATGCGCAAGGCCTCCTGTGCATCTGCGTCTTTCTGTCGATGCAGGCAGATTAGGCGTTCCGTGGCTGGCATGTTGCCTTCGTACGGCAAAGATTGGTACTAATCTGGCGTCATGATCCAGATGAGCGCAATATGAAGGCCGTTCTGCAGAAGATCCCAAGGCCCACGGAAGCATCCTCCATCCTTCTCGACCGACGGCTTGACGATTGCATCCCGTTTCAGTGGCATCACCATCCGGAATTCG harbors:
- a CDS encoding PaaI family thioesterase, translating into MFQELFPGMPVSGIGVLPLDRVARDGGLKVMQDLLKGDLPAPPMSATLKFGLTEVEEGRVVFKGLPTEEHLNPLGTVHGGWTATVMDSALGCAVFTMMKPGEAYTTVEFKVNLVRPLLPGMGEVFCEGKIVHRGRTIATSEAWLRDAGGKLLAHGTETCAIFPIDNLRR
- a CDS encoding DUF2339 domain-containing protein — its product is MIEVIALVAFVLALSAFFGGRKTAERLDSEVAALKKEIARLTAAAGLAAPEGDIASEQAAALSERSADAVTDDDEGVDGLSASAREGARIFGNAEPTEPETASDEAVAASVEATSVDAAPSRQVESLESRLGARWAVWVGGIALALGGVFMVKYSIDAGLLSPAVRLTLAALFGLLLAAAGEVIRRRAVPVIANEFQNAMIPGILTAAGAVTLFGVAYAAYDIYGFIGTATAFVLLAMISLATVGLSLLHGQALAGLGLLASLITPLLVSSDEPRPWVLFGFLSVVWLATLLASRLRRWMVVPTLANVGIGLWGLAYVTAVSPFDALPVAFALLVMILGVGLVWPGAMDTDAPSEPLPEPTNRPIAVAGPWEKLFTPAYAAISVSAAIAATVLALIFISPAVSAVEYPVKEFFVVVAALAALGAWRTNAVYPALLSALGAIVGIGSLTALSGVLAYLDSSLAGVAPEIVLPSRTATLTALLLATLFVLFGAFVLTRRLREHPQFAILWAGIAAVVPVALTTMSFLMTGNYTFDLPHGLFALVVGGGLLALADWLYRRDGEAEGVDIASSLLVTGSFALFVIALHAWTDGLVTTLAIALLGTAYAGATRVRTWPILPWMTGAAAIVVLGRIAWEPTIVGAENLGTTPVFNALLPGYGIPALLLVASAYLVRSWPDVRVRNLLQALASLFVLLTLAILVRHAMNGGVLDSAVPTLGEQSIYTLLAIGASGVFMTLDMKSPSPVFRYGGMGLGVFSMLSVLSAHLFGLNPYFSGELLGAIPFFDLLLIGYLLPGIGYAGLAWYARGKRPLPYVMALAVSGAILAFAWATLSVRRLWQGENIVDWKGFLQGETYTYSVVWLVLGVLLLVFGSRFNAKSIRIASAVLVFIAVLKVFLIDMSNLEGFLRALSFIGLGGVLIGIGLFYQKILSGVGVTRQSSAAPTQPQ
- a CDS encoding HD domain-containing protein — encoded protein: MTRNFALAAAFAPHADLAAVLLPHAFAADDGSHDASHLIRVWKNAARIHAEEGGDERVLSAAVLLHDCVSVEKNSPHRTQASRLAAEKAADILRDLGWSAEAISSVAHAILTHSFSASITPETIEAKILQDADRLDAIGMVGAARCFYIAGRMGSGLYDPLDPLAEDRELDDKAFAIDHFETKLFKLADGFQTATGRRLALERQQRLRDVLAMMLDEI
- a CDS encoding MOSC domain-containing protein, encoding MKVTGLNIHPLKSGRAIPLETVTVNLDGFEGDRRFMLVEPDGRFITQRELQTLAQVEANHIDGGVQLKMGDKALIVRFDPDQRLDVRVWASDVDAAVADDATNETLSGWFGRPVKLAHMDASAERFVGAEWAGTAAPVGFADGFPVLITTTGSLADLNRTLAEKGQEPVGMDRFRTNILLDCDEAWDEDFWESLEIGGIRFDFVKPCARCIMTTQDQITGERIGGNPIQGLAEKRMSADRRVAGVLFGWNVVPRGEGTLKLGDEARIVDRRRERWPMKVRAS
- a CDS encoding phytanoyl-CoA dioxygenase family protein; protein product: MLRDSHPTAAAETQLKDIKKRLPLRVLSEEDWQHWITKGYVIVRQAVPAANVERLVELLWRFDEKDPADPSTWYAPQRREHKMKELNNTGMLEIYNHQYLWDNRQEPRIYGAFVDIWDREDLWVTIDRANLNPPKRVKGNPNGFIHWDVDTSIRPLPIGVQGVLSLQKQDGDVGGFQCVPELFENFATWEKTQPADRDPMHPDMSGLSTVNIEMEAGDLMIFNSLLAHGVRPNHSDGRVRMAQYISMHPAKWNNRAEREERVRLWRELDHPKRDAFPGDPREWEKHNATPANLSDLGAKLLGVTPWF